The Brachionichthys hirsutus isolate HB-005 chromosome 11, CSIRO-AGI_Bhir_v1, whole genome shotgun sequence genome includes a window with the following:
- the grk7b gene encoding rhodopsin kinase grk7-b, producing the protein MGDLVGLDTLVANTAYLKAQQADHDKLRKQSLSLMLPKPKKSSALQLAVGRRYESLCELQPIGRKLFQQFLLAANPRYAAAVEFLTEMNHWTFAEDEPRQKSKQSILANFSRPESRCFLSYLTGEAAEKCKELSDNNFDEVTIDLLREATRDFLKGKPFSEYLKSPFFYRFLRWKECEKQKITNKYFYEFRTLGKGGFGEVCAVQVKHTGQMYACKKLDKRRLTTKGGERLALLEKKILEKVNSLFVVNLAYAYDDKTHLCLVMDLMNGGDLRFHIYELGERGLRMDRVVYYAAQITTGVLHLHSMGIVYRDMKPENALLDSKGQCRLSDLGLAVELPKGTTICQKAGTTGYMAPEILRQDSYSTSVDWWAVGCSIYEMVAGRLPFRDFKEKVQYEEVTRRTLEEECKFEHKRFDAPTKDIIGRFLRKKVKNRLGCCGDDPRNHAFFNSINFHRLEAGMVEPPWVPKSNVVYAKDVDDFRYTPEVQKIKFDTKDEKFFRDFSTGAVSIKWQQEMIDSGVFDELNSMELNGHETVWTSRSCIIL; encoded by the exons ATGGGTGACCTGGTGGGACTGGATACCTTGGTGGCCAACACGGCCTACCTGAAGGCCCAACAAGCAGACCACGACAAGCTCAGAAAGCAGAGCCTTTCCTTGATGCTGCCCAAACCGAAGAAGTCTTCTGCTCTCCAACTGGCGGTGGGGAGGAGGTACGAGTCGCTGTGTGAGTTGCAGCCAATTGGGAGGAAGTTGTTCCAGCAGTTCCTCCTGGCCGCCAACCCTCGATATGCGGCCGCGGTCGAGTTCCTGACGGAGATGAATCACTGGACCTTCGCCGAAGACGAACCCAGACAGAAGAGCAAACAGAGCATCCTCGCTAACTTCTCTCGGCCTGAGTCCCGGTGTTTTCTCTCCTACCTCACGGGAGAGGCAGCAGAAAAATGTAAGGAATTATCAGACAACAATTTTGACGAGGTGACGATAGACCTTTTGAGAGAAGCCACAAGAGACTTCCTGAAGGGGAAACCCTTCTCGGAATATCTGAAAAGCCCCTTTTTCTATAGGTTCTTGCGGTGGAAGGAGTGCGAGAAGCAGAAGATCACGAACAAATACTTCTATGAATTCAGGACACTGGGAAAAGGCGGATTTGGTGAG GTGTGTGCTGTTCAGGTAAAGCACACAGGTCAGATGTATGCTTGCAAGAAGCTGGACAAGCGGCGCTTGACGACTAAAGGTGGCGAGAGACTCGCCCTTCTTGAGAAGAAGATTCTGGAGAAGGTTAATAGCCTCTTTGTTGTGAACCTGGCCTACGCTTATGATGACAAGACCCACCTGTGCCTGGTCATGGACCTCATGAACGGAGGAGACCTCCGGTTCCATATCTATGAGCTTGGAGAACGCGGTCTCCGTATGGACCGCGTTGTTTACTACGCGGCCCAGATAACCACCGGAGTTCTCCACCTGCACTCCATGGGCATCGTCTATCGGGATATGAAGCCCGAGAATGCGTTGCTGGACTCTAAAGGACAATGCCGGCTGTCGGACCTCGGATTGGCTGTGGAACTGCCAAAGGGAACAACGATCTGCCAAAAG GCTGGAACGACTGGCTACATGGCTCCAGAGATCCTGAGGCAGGACAGCTACAGCACGTCTGTGGACTGGTGGGCCGTGGGCTGCAGCATCTATGAGATGGTGGCCGGCCGCTTGCCTTTCAGGGACTTCAAAGAAAAGGTGCAGTATGAGGAGGTGACTCGTCGCACTCTGGAGGAGGAGTGCAAGTTCGAACACAAACGCTTTGATGCTCCCACCAAAGATATCATCGGCCGCTTCCTCAGGAAGAAGGTGAAGAATCGCCTCGGGTGCTG CGGCGATGACCCACGAAACCACGCATTCTTCAACAGCATCAATTTCCATCGTCTGGAGGCCGGGATGGTGGAACCCCCCTGGGTGCCCAAATCCAACGTGGTCTACGCCAAGGATGTGGACGACTTCAGGTACACCCCTGAGGTGCAGAAGATTAAGTTCGACACCAAGGATGAGAAGTTCTTCAGGGACTTCAGCACAGGCGCCGTCTCCATTAAGTGGCAGCAGGAGATGATTGACAGCGGAGTGTTCGACGAGTTGAACAGCATGGAGCTGAACGGTCACGAGACCGTCTGGACGTCCAGATCGTGCATCATTCTGTAA
- the rnf7 gene encoding RING-box protein 2, producing MDDGDEPGLVLSHSTSSSAKSGGDKMFSLKKWNAVAMWSWDVECDTCAICRVQVMDACLRCQAENKQEDCVVVWGECNHSFHNCCMSLWVKQNNRCPLCQQDWVVQRIGK from the exons ATGGATGACGGTGATGAGCCGGGTTTAGTCCTCTCTCACAGCACTTCTTCGAGCGCTAAATCCGGCGGGGACAAGATGTTTTCCCTAAAGAAGTGGAACGCTGTCGCCATGTGGAGTTGGGACGTGGAGTGTGATACGTGTGCGATTTGTCGGGTACAAGTGATGG aTGCTTGTCTCCGTTGCCAGGCAGAAAACAAGCAGGAGGACTGTGTTG TCGTATGGGGAGAATGCAACCACTCCTTCCATAACTGCTGCATGTCCCTCTGGGTGAAGCAGAACAACCGGTGTCCGCTCTGCCAGCAGGACTGGGTGGTTCAGAGAATCGGGAAGTAa